A genome region from Chloroflexota bacterium includes the following:
- a CDS encoding NUDIX hydrolase yields the protein MSAADRKLEIAQLSVLYGSPARRRFVLNVSEATVQWWTSVKPRRQDGEVVLFIRRRNGNMILHIKDFYPAGALRVPSGGIQAGESLSSAVYREALEETGLETNIERFLAVIEFEFHCQGLVIPFSSYLFLLHETGGQLQVMDKDERIAAFVEAPFSDLLSIAERLENVPPDWHDWGQFRALPHRVAAELLQDL from the coding sequence TTGAGCGCTGCTGACAGAAAATTGGAAATTGCACAATTGAGTGTACTATATGGCTCACCTGCACGCCGACGTTTTGTACTCAATGTCAGCGAGGCAACAGTTCAATGGTGGACCTCAGTGAAACCACGTCGGCAAGATGGTGAAGTTGTCTTGTTCATTCGCCGCCGCAACGGGAACATGATCCTGCACATTAAGGATTTCTACCCTGCCGGAGCGCTCCGTGTGCCTTCGGGAGGAATTCAGGCGGGCGAATCCCTGTCATCAGCAGTATACCGCGAGGCGCTGGAAGAGACGGGATTAGAAACAAATATTGAGCGGTTCCTAGCAGTGATCGAATTTGAATTCCACTGCCAGGGACTCGTAATTCCCTTCTCGTCGTACCTCTTTTTATTGCACGAGACCGGGGGACAACTGCAAGTAATGGATAAGGATGAGCGTATAGCTGCTTTTGTCGAAGCGCCTTTTTCCGACCTTTTATCTATCGCTGAACGATTGGAGAACGTACCGCCAGACTGGCATGACTGGGGCCAGTTCAGGGCTTTGCCACATCGCGTAGCCGCAGAGTTGTTACAAGACTTGTGA
- a CDS encoding glutamate--tRNA ligase — MSHIRVRYAPSPTGYLHAGGARTCLFNWLFARRYHGRFILRIEDTDRTRYQERSLADLLDGLRWLGLDWDEGPEVGGPYGPYFQSQRLPLYQEYAQKLLETGHAYKCYCSQERLKQLRAESGRRNQATGYDRHCRELTAREREEKEAEGIVPVIRLKVPLEGETSFHDLIRGTISMKNSQMDDFILLKSDGYPTYHLANVVDDHLMEISHIMRADEWIPSTPRHVLMYKAFGWTPPLYAHLPVILSPTGKGKMSKRKTIGSDGREYNVLIREFRAAGYLPEAMFNFLALTGWSYDDKTEILTREQIIQHFDLDHVSKSPAKFSYDKLDWMNGVYIRQLDVDDLARRLKPFLDKAKFNADLNTIRRIVPLIQERMVRLTDAVALVDFFFTDELRYEPQLLIQKGMDVEQTRQVLAESAQVLSALPVFDEVAIEAALRAKAEEMGLKARQFFGTLRIATTGKEVAPPLFGTLAILGRDKVLKRIARARELLM; from the coding sequence GGCGGTGCGCGCACCTGCTTATTCAACTGGCTGTTTGCACGTCGGTATCATGGTCGGTTTATCTTGCGCATCGAGGATACAGACCGAACGAGGTATCAAGAGAGGTCACTGGCTGACCTGCTCGATGGCTTGCGCTGGCTAGGCCTGGACTGGGATGAAGGACCCGAAGTAGGCGGACCATACGGCCCTTACTTCCAATCACAGCGGCTGCCGCTCTATCAGGAATACGCGCAAAAACTTCTCGAAACTGGGCATGCCTACAAATGCTATTGTAGCCAAGAACGGCTCAAACAGTTGCGCGCAGAATCAGGGCGACGCAATCAAGCCACTGGCTATGACCGTCACTGTCGGGAGCTGACCGCTAGAGAAAGAGAAGAGAAAGAAGCCGAGGGCATCGTTCCGGTAATTCGGCTCAAAGTGCCTCTCGAGGGAGAGACTTCTTTTCATGATTTGATTCGTGGCACGATCTCGATGAAAAATAGTCAGATGGATGACTTTATCCTGCTCAAATCGGATGGTTACCCTACATACCATCTGGCCAATGTCGTGGATGACCATCTGATGGAGATTTCGCACATCATGCGGGCTGATGAGTGGATTCCCTCTACTCCTCGCCACGTGCTCATGTACAAAGCCTTTGGTTGGACTCCCCCGCTCTATGCCCATCTTCCGGTTATTCTCTCACCTACAGGCAAAGGCAAGATGAGCAAACGCAAGACAATTGGCTCAGATGGCCGCGAGTACAACGTGTTGATCCGCGAGTTCCGAGCTGCGGGCTATCTACCAGAGGCAATGTTCAACTTCCTGGCTCTAACTGGCTGGTCCTATGACGACAAAACGGAAATCTTGACCCGCGAGCAGATCATTCAGCACTTTGACTTGGATCACGTGAGCAAGTCACCGGCTAAATTCAGTTACGACAAGCTGGATTGGATGAATGGTGTCTACATCCGCCAACTGGATGTGGATGACCTGGCCAGGCGGCTCAAACCGTTTCTAGACAAAGCCAAATTCAATGCGGATTTGAACACCATAAGACGTATTGTCCCGCTCATCCAAGAACGCATGGTGAGACTAACTGATGCGGTAGCGTTGGTTGACTTTTTCTTCACGGATGAATTGCGCTACGAACCGCAACTGCTGATTCAGAAGGGAATGGATGTTGAGCAAACTCGCCAGGTACTGGCCGAATCTGCACAGGTCTTGAGTGCTTTGCCCGTTTTTGATGAAGTAGCCATTGAAGCAGCGCTACGAGCCAAAGCAGAAGAAATGGGATTAAAAGCAAGGCAGTTCTTTGGCACACTGCGTATCGCTACCACAGGCAAAGAGGTCGCTCCACCGCTCTTTGGTACGCTTGCTATTCTGGGACGGGACAAGGTGCTGAAGCGCATCGCCCGCGCTCGCGAGCTACTCATGTGA